The following proteins come from a genomic window of Achromobacter deleyi:
- a CDS encoding metal ABC transporter substrate-binding protein, protein MPSLFDALAVAGRRRRTARATLAAGLALTLAALCLPAQAAEKFKVVTTFTVIADMARNVAGDAATVESVTRPGAEIHEYQPTPGDLARAQGAQLILWNGLNLEQWFERFFHRLKNVPGVVVTRGIEPIGIGDGPYEGKPNPHAWMSPANALIYVDNIRDALVRYDPANAETYRANAAAYKARIQEAIGPLHQRLRAIPPERRWLATSEGAFSYLARDLDLRELYLWPINADQQGTPQQVRRVVDLMKANRVPAIFSESTVSANPARQVAQETGARYGGVLYVDSLSGPSGPVPTYLDLLRVTTETIAKGLEP, encoded by the coding sequence ATGCCGTCATTGTTCGATGCCCTCGCAGTCGCGGGCCGTCGCCGCCGCACCGCCCGCGCCACGCTCGCCGCGGGGCTCGCGCTGACACTCGCCGCGCTCTGCCTGCCCGCGCAGGCGGCCGAGAAATTCAAGGTGGTGACGACGTTCACCGTCATCGCGGACATGGCGCGCAACGTGGCTGGCGATGCCGCCACGGTCGAGTCCGTGACCCGGCCCGGGGCCGAAATCCATGAATACCAGCCGACGCCCGGAGACTTGGCGCGGGCCCAGGGCGCGCAATTGATCCTCTGGAACGGGCTGAACCTGGAGCAATGGTTCGAGCGCTTTTTCCATCGGCTCAAGAACGTGCCCGGCGTCGTGGTGACGCGCGGCATCGAACCAATCGGCATCGGCGACGGCCCCTATGAGGGTAAGCCCAACCCGCATGCCTGGATGTCGCCCGCCAACGCGCTGATCTACGTGGACAACATCCGCGATGCGCTGGTCCGGTACGACCCGGCCAACGCCGAAACCTACCGCGCCAACGCGGCGGCCTACAAGGCGCGCATCCAGGAGGCGATCGGCCCCTTGCACCAGCGCCTGCGGGCCATTCCCCCCGAGCGGCGCTGGCTGGCGACCAGCGAGGGCGCGTTCAGCTATCTGGCGCGGGATCTCGACCTGCGCGAGCTGTATCTCTGGCCGATCAACGCCGATCAACAGGGCACGCCGCAGCAGGTGCGCCGCGTGGTGGACCTGATGAAGGCCAACCGCGTCCCGGCGATCTTCAGCGAAAGCACGGTGTCCGCCAATCCCGCCCGCCAGGTCGCGCAGGAGACCGGCGCCCGCTACGGCGGCGTGCTGTATGTCGATTCGCTCAGCGGCCCCAGCGGGCCGGTGCCGACCTATCTGGACCTGTTGCGCGTCACCACCGAGACCATCGCCAAGGGGCTGGAGCCGTGA